In the genome of Acetobacter oryzifermentans, one region contains:
- a CDS encoding LysR substrate-binding domain-containing protein, whose product MDQRYRIPPLAMLNAFTAFARTGGIRRAAAELRVDHAAISRHIRDLENILGTPLRDKETGTLTLAGHTYYSRITPLLEELATATADIRNHTPPLTITCAHGFAYHWLLPRLSTFRRAHPQLEIMLRPVDANTAFHVTGVETDNHAHIGYVRDDAPLAEPRNTRSMIIARPDVFPVAAPLCLTELGGQPRTTADLLRAPLLQEEDEAEWKLWFHAQNVACTKLPAATRLWQAHITLAAARAGEGIALGNIFLLGNDLETGHLVRVQPTQTPLREVALGAYLLRASTATWEKKSLITFRNWLLEQVELETQNTSSLP is encoded by the coding sequence ATGGACCAACGATACCGCATTCCACCTCTTGCCATGCTCAACGCCTTTACGGCGTTTGCACGCACAGGCGGAATTAGACGCGCCGCAGCAGAGCTGCGTGTGGATCACGCAGCCATCAGCCGCCATATTCGAGATCTGGAAAATATTCTGGGCACCCCTTTGCGGGATAAGGAAACAGGCACCCTTACATTAGCAGGCCACACCTATTATTCCCGCATAACCCCACTATTAGAAGAACTGGCCACAGCTACGGCAGATATTCGTAACCATACGCCGCCCCTTACCATTACCTGTGCGCATGGTTTTGCTTACCATTGGCTGCTACCACGGCTTTCCACTTTTCGGCGCGCACATCCTCAACTAGAAATTATGCTGCGCCCGGTAGATGCCAACACGGCGTTCCATGTTACCGGCGTGGAAACAGATAATCATGCTCATATCGGCTATGTGCGAGATGATGCGCCGTTAGCAGAACCCCGCAACACACGCAGCATGATTATTGCCCGGCCTGATGTTTTTCCGGTAGCTGCCCCCCTCTGCCTGACAGAACTGGGAGGACAGCCCCGCACAACAGCAGATTTACTCCGCGCACCCTTGTTGCAAGAAGAAGATGAAGCCGAATGGAAACTTTGGTTTCATGCGCAGAATGTTGCCTGCACAAAACTGCCTGCCGCAACGCGCCTTTGGCAGGCCCACATCACACTGGCTGCTGCCCGCGCGGGAGAAGGAATTGCTTTGGGCAATATTTTCCTGCTGGGGAATGATCTTGAAACAGGCCATCTGGTGCGGGTGCAACCAACGCAAACCCCACTGCGAGAAGTAGCTTTGGGGGCTTATCTTCTGCGCGCGTCCACAGCCACGTGGGAGAAAAAATCCCTCATCACATTCCGAAACTGGCTTTTGGAACAGGTGGAACTGGAAACGCAGAACACCTCCTCTCTGCCCTAA
- the gabT gene encoding 4-aminobutyrate--2-oxoglutarate transaminase, which translates to MATNKDLLNRRTHAVPRGVATSTPVFADRAENAELWDVEGKRYVDFAGGIAVLNVGHRHPKVMDAVKKQLDRFTHTAFQVSAYEPYIELAEKLNARAPFSGDAKTIFFTTGGEATENAVKIARAATGRNGVIAFCGGFHGRTLLASALTGKVLPYKAPFGTLPGEVYHIPFPDNHDITVEDSLKMLNFLFAADISPNNVAAIIIEPVQGEGGFRVAPTALLKQLRAICDQHGIKLIADEVQSGFARTGKLFGIEHSGVEPDLVCIAKSLAGGFPLSGVIGRAELMDSVPPGGLGGTYAGAPLGCAAGLAVLDIIEEEKLLDRANNMGERLKARIASWHKRTDMLPISMPRGLGAMVAFDILERHAGVEQRKGFGSKLCARACEKGLILLACGVQGATIRILTPLTASDELVDEGLDIIEQILLEEAKA; encoded by the coding sequence ATGGCCACGAATAAAGACCTTCTGAACCGCCGCACCCATGCTGTGCCACGCGGTGTTGCCACCTCCACCCCCGTTTTTGCAGATCGCGCAGAAAATGCTGAACTATGGGATGTGGAAGGCAAACGCTATGTTGATTTTGCAGGCGGCATTGCCGTTCTGAACGTTGGCCACCGCCACCCAAAAGTGATGGATGCTGTTAAAAAGCAGCTAGATCGCTTTACCCACACAGCTTTTCAGGTTTCTGCTTACGAGCCCTATATTGAGCTGGCCGAAAAGCTGAACGCCCGCGCCCCGTTTTCTGGCGATGCTAAAACCATTTTCTTCACCACGGGTGGAGAAGCAACAGAAAACGCCGTAAAAATTGCTCGCGCTGCAACAGGCCGTAACGGTGTCATTGCGTTCTGCGGTGGCTTCCATGGCCGCACACTGTTAGCTTCTGCGCTTACGGGTAAAGTACTGCCTTACAAAGCACCTTTTGGCACGCTACCCGGTGAAGTGTACCACATCCCCTTCCCCGATAATCATGACATCACGGTGGAAGACAGCTTGAAAATGCTGAACTTCCTATTTGCGGCTGATATCTCCCCCAACAATGTAGCTGCTATTATTATTGAGCCCGTGCAGGGGGAAGGTGGCTTCCGGGTTGCCCCTACAGCACTGCTCAAGCAGCTCCGCGCTATTTGTGACCAGCACGGCATCAAACTGATTGCCGACGAAGTGCAGAGTGGTTTTGCCCGTACTGGCAAGCTGTTTGGAATTGAACATTCCGGCGTAGAACCAGATCTGGTGTGCATTGCTAAATCTCTGGCAGGTGGTTTTCCGCTTTCCGGTGTGATTGGCCGTGCAGAACTGATGGATTCTGTTCCTCCAGGTGGTTTGGGCGGCACATATGCAGGTGCCCCTCTGGGTTGTGCAGCAGGTTTGGCCGTGCTGGACATTATTGAGGAAGAAAAGCTGCTTGACCGTGCCAATAACATGGGTGAACGCCTGAAGGCCCGTATTGCAAGCTGGCATAAGCGCACAGATATGCTGCCTATCAGCATGCCGCGTGGGCTGGGCGCAATGGTTGCTTTTGATATTCTGGAACGCCATGCGGGTGTGGAACAGCGCAAGGGCTTTGGTTCCAAACTGTGTGCCCGCGCCTGTGAAAAAGGTCTGATTTTGCTGGCATGTGGTGTGCAGGGCGCAACAATCCGTATTCTGACACCGCTGACCGCATCTGATGAACTGGTTGATGAGGGTCTGGATATTATCGAACAAATTCTACTGGAAGAAGCAAAAGCCTGA
- a CDS encoding endoglucanase, which translates to MLGAAATDVAYICHKAFEYLPLMIRFSLKRMYFVSNYSFRTAATTLLGAAMFALSLPCAHAEEGVLGRAWDNTREGTEHAWNKTKEGTNKAWDKTSNGTEKVWDKTKDGSRKAWDKTSEGSEKAWDKTKEGTHNAWDKTREGTEKTWDKTKEGSHKVWNKTSEGTDKVWDKTKDGSRKAWDKTSEGTERAWNKTKEGTDNAVHDVGRWGQKTFSDDKK; encoded by the coding sequence GTGTTGGGCGCTGCTGCCACGGATGTGGCGTACATTTGCCATAAAGCCTTTGAATACTTACCTTTAATGATAAGGTTTTCACTTAAGAGGATGTATTTCGTGTCTAATTATTCTTTTCGGACGGCCGCTACAACTCTGCTGGGTGCTGCCATGTTTGCTCTGAGCCTGCCTTGCGCTCACGCTGAAGAAGGTGTGCTGGGTCGTGCGTGGGATAACACCCGCGAAGGGACCGAGCATGCTTGGAACAAGACCAAGGAAGGTACGAACAAGGCTTGGGACAAGACAAGCAACGGCACAGAAAAAGTGTGGGACAAAACCAAGGACGGTTCCCGCAAAGCTTGGGACAAGACCTCCGAGGGCAGTGAAAAGGCATGGGATAAGACCAAAGAAGGCACCCATAACGCGTGGGATAAAACCCGCGAAGGAACCGAAAAAACTTGGGACAAGACCAAGGAAGGTTCTCATAAAGTTTGGAACAAGACGAGCGAAGGCACTGACAAGGTTTGGGATAAAACCAAGGATGGTTCTCGCAAAGCTTGGGACAAAACAAGTGAGGGGACAGAGCGCGCTTGGAACAAAACCAAGGAAGGCACAGATAACGCTGTGCACGATGTTGGCCGGTGGGGCCAGAAGACGTTCTCTGACGATAAAAAATAA
- the ruvX gene encoding Holliday junction resolvase RuvX: MTLLSLTDLVATLPRHARLLGIDPGKKQVGLALSDVSRMVASPFQTVKRGKLGQMASFIRDLAKEHEIGGMVVGIPLSLDGSFGPAAQASRDWALALSEQTGLPVCQWDERLSSSAVNRMLIDEADLSRARRAEMVDRLAAAYILQAALDSLPR; encoded by the coding sequence ATGACACTGCTTAGCCTGACAGACCTTGTTGCAACCCTGCCCAGACACGCACGCCTGCTAGGGATAGACCCCGGCAAAAAGCAGGTGGGGTTAGCGCTTTCCGATGTTTCCCGCATGGTGGCCTCACCATTTCAAACAGTAAAGCGCGGAAAATTAGGGCAAATGGCCAGCTTTATTCGTGACCTTGCTAAAGAACACGAAATTGGCGGCATGGTTGTGGGAATTCCCCTTTCTTTGGATGGATCCTTTGGGCCAGCCGCACAGGCCAGCCGAGATTGGGCGCTTGCGCTTTCGGAGCAGACAGGTTTGCCCGTGTGCCAGTGGGATGAGCGTCTTTCCTCATCTGCAGTGAATCGTATGCTTATTGATGAAGCCGATCTTTCCCGTGCGCGGCGGGCAGAAATGGTGGATCGGCTGGCTGCGGCATATATCTTGCAGGCTGCGCTGGATTCTTTGCCGCGTTAA
- the gatC gene encoding Asp-tRNA(Asn)/Glu-tRNA(Gln) amidotransferase subunit GatC, giving the protein MSLDLATTRRIAKLARIGLEEHELEAARQKLNGILGWIDQLAEVDVEGVPPMVGTETETLRQREDKVTDGNYRDALLACAPETSGPFYTVPKVVE; this is encoded by the coding sequence ATGTCGCTAGACCTTGCGACCACCCGCCGCATTGCCAAACTGGCCCGTATCGGGCTGGAAGAGCATGAGCTTGAAGCCGCACGCCAGAAGCTGAACGGTATTCTGGGCTGGATTGACCAGCTTGCCGAAGTGGATGTGGAAGGCGTTCCCCCCATGGTGGGGACAGAAACAGAAACCCTGCGCCAGCGCGAAGATAAGGTAACAGACGGCAACTACCGTGATGCCCTGCTGGCCTGCGCGCCAGAAACATCTGGCCCCTTCTATACAGTACCCAAGGTGGTGGAATAA
- the gatA gene encoding Asp-tRNA(Asn)/Glu-tRNA(Gln) amidotransferase subunit GatA, which yields MLTGLTLTQAREGLAARKFSAQELAKAQLDAIARLNPVLNAYITVLPEETVLAAADAADARYAAGTAGLMDGLPIGVKDLFCTRGVRTTAASKMLENFVPPYESTVTANLLKAGAVFLGKTNLDEFAMGSANITSAFGPVASPWKRKDDPSAILVPGGSSGGSSAAVAAGLGLAATGTDTGGSIRQPAAYCGIVGLKPTYGRCSRWGTIAFASSLDQAGPMTRSVADAGLMLEAMAGFDEKDSTCSNRPVPAFSKAVGKSVKGMRVGIPTEYRSPNLPAEVVAMWEKGIAWLKEAGCEIVDVSLPHTKYGLTTYYIIAPAECSSNLARYDGIRFGIRKDAPTLDGVYEATRAAGFGAEVRSRILMGTYVLSAGYYDAYYLKAQKVRTLIKRDFEQAFENVDVLLTPTAPSAAFAQGENMDDPVQMYLNDIFTVPASMAGVPALSVPVGLNGNGLPLGLQVIGKHFDEETVLSIGGALEAAAGFTHLPSVHAGAGA from the coding sequence ATGCTAACCGGACTGACGCTCACCCAAGCGCGTGAAGGGCTTGCCGCCCGCAAATTTTCTGCACAGGAGCTGGCCAAAGCCCAACTAGACGCCATTGCCCGCCTCAACCCGGTGCTCAACGCCTATATTACCGTGCTGCCTGAAGAAACCGTATTGGCTGCGGCAGATGCGGCAGATGCCCGCTATGCCGCAGGCACTGCCGGGCTTATGGATGGCCTGCCCATTGGTGTAAAAGATCTGTTCTGCACCAGAGGTGTGCGCACCACGGCTGCCAGCAAAATGCTGGAAAACTTTGTGCCGCCTTATGAAAGCACAGTTACGGCCAACCTACTAAAAGCTGGCGCGGTCTTTCTCGGCAAAACCAATCTTGATGAATTTGCCATGGGGTCTGCCAACATCACCTCGGCTTTCGGGCCAGTGGCAAGCCCGTGGAAGCGCAAGGATGATCCCTCCGCTATACTTGTACCGGGCGGCTCTTCCGGTGGGTCTTCCGCTGCTGTTGCTGCTGGGTTGGGCCTTGCTGCTACAGGCACGGATACAGGTGGCTCCATCCGTCAGCCTGCTGCTTATTGTGGTATTGTGGGGCTTAAACCCACCTATGGCCGTTGCAGCCGCTGGGGCACCATTGCCTTTGCAAGCTCGCTTGATCAGGCTGGCCCTATGACACGCAGCGTGGCAGATGCCGGGCTGATGCTGGAAGCCATGGCTGGCTTTGATGAAAAAGACAGCACCTGCTCCAACCGCCCTGTACCCGCATTTAGCAAAGCTGTTGGCAAAAGCGTAAAAGGCATGCGCGTGGGTATTCCCACAGAATATCGTTCTCCCAACCTGCCTGCAGAAGTTGTGGCCATGTGGGAAAAGGGCATTGCGTGGTTAAAAGAAGCAGGCTGCGAGATTGTGGACGTTTCTCTTCCGCACACCAAATACGGCCTGACCACATATTACATTATTGCCCCGGCTGAATGTTCCTCCAACTTGGCGCGTTATGATGGCATCCGCTTTGGCATTCGTAAGGATGCCCCCACACTGGATGGTGTATATGAGGCCACACGCGCCGCAGGGTTTGGGGCAGAAGTGCGCAGCCGTATCCTGATGGGCACCTATGTGCTTTCTGCTGGCTATTACGATGCCTACTATCTGAAAGCCCAGAAAGTGCGCACCCTTATCAAGCGCGATTTTGAACAGGCGTTTGAAAACGTAGATGTGCTGCTTACCCCTACCGCGCCATCCGCTGCCTTTGCGCAGGGTGAAAACATGGATGACCCGGTGCAGATGTATCTGAACGACATCTTTACCGTACCCGCCAGCATGGCCGGTGTGCCTGCCCTTTCTGTTCCGGTGGGGCTTAATGGCAATGGTCTGCCGCTAGGGTTGCAGGTGATTGGTAAACATTTTGATGAAGAAACCGTGCTGTCTATTGGCGGCGCGTTGGAAGCGGCGGCGGGCTTTACGCACCTTCCGTCCGTACATGCGGGAGCAGGCGCATGA
- the gatB gene encoding Asp-tRNA(Asn)/Glu-tRNA(Gln) amidotransferase subunit GatB, whose translation MSYVIEGKTGPWEIVVGLEVHAQVISQSKLFSGASTKFGGDPNTQVSLVDAAFPGMLPVINKECVAQAIRTGLGLNAQINLFSRFDRKNYFYADLPQGYQISQFEHPIIGTGSIEIELQSGETRQIGITRLHLEQDAGKLLHDQDPSKSFVDLNRAGVALMEIVSEPDIREPEEAGAYLRKLRQILRYLGTCDGNMEEGSMRADVNVSVRKAGEPFRTRCEIKNVNSIRFVMQAIEVEATRQIEIWENGGEVDQETRLFDPGRGETRTMRSKEDAHDYRYFPDPDLLPLVVEQAWVDDLKSKLPELPDAKRARFQKDYGIPSYDAGVLVAEQAVADFYETVAKGRDGKLAASWVIGDLFAALNRTSNTIETSPVSAASLGKMLDLIADGTINGKIAKEVFEDMVETGDSPDAIVERKGLRQVTDTGVIDSAIAAILEKHADKVAEYRGGKDKLFGFFVGQVMKETKGKANPALVNSALKAQLDG comes from the coding sequence ATGAGCTACGTAATTGAAGGTAAAACCGGCCCGTGGGAAATTGTGGTTGGGCTAGAAGTGCACGCACAGGTTATCAGCCAGTCCAAGCTGTTTTCTGGTGCTTCTACAAAATTTGGGGGAGACCCGAACACTCAGGTTAGCTTGGTTGACGCAGCCTTTCCCGGCATGTTGCCTGTTATCAACAAGGAATGCGTGGCGCAGGCCATCCGCACCGGGTTAGGGCTGAATGCCCAGATCAACCTGTTCAGCCGGTTCGACCGTAAAAACTATTTTTACGCCGACCTGCCACAGGGTTACCAGATCAGCCAGTTCGAGCACCCGATTATTGGCACGGGTTCTATCGAAATTGAACTTCAGAGCGGTGAAACACGCCAGATTGGCATTACCCGCCTGCATCTGGAACAAGACGCTGGCAAACTGCTGCATGATCAGGACCCCTCAAAATCCTTTGTGGATCTGAACCGTGCAGGCGTAGCCCTGATGGAAATTGTGAGCGAACCTGATATTCGCGAACCAGAAGAGGCCGGGGCTTACCTGCGTAAGCTACGCCAGATTCTACGCTATCTGGGCACGTGCGATGGCAACATGGAAGAAGGCTCCATGCGTGCAGACGTAAACGTTTCCGTGCGCAAAGCGGGCGAGCCTTTCCGCACCCGTTGCGAGATCAAAAACGTCAACTCCATCCGCTTTGTCATGCAGGCCATTGAGGTGGAAGCCACCCGCCAGATTGAAATCTGGGAAAACGGCGGAGAAGTTGATCAGGAAACACGCCTGTTTGATCCGGGCCGGGGTGAAACCCGCACCATGCGCTCCAAGGAAGATGCGCATGATTACCGCTACTTCCCAGATCCCGACCTGCTGCCATTGGTAGTGGAACAGGCATGGGTGGATGATCTGAAATCTAAGCTACCGGAACTGCCAGACGCAAAGCGTGCCCGCTTCCAGAAAGACTACGGCATTCCGTCTTACGATGCTGGCGTGCTGGTTGCAGAACAGGCCGTAGCTGATTTTTACGAAACCGTGGCCAAAGGGCGCGATGGCAAGCTGGCGGCAAGCTGGGTGATTGGTGATCTGTTTGCGGCTCTTAACCGCACCAGCAACACCATTGAAACCAGCCCGGTTAGCGCAGCTTCCTTGGGCAAAATGCTTGATCTGATTGCGGATGGCACCATTAACGGTAAGATTGCCAAGGAAGTGTTTGAAGACATGGTGGAAACGGGTGATAGCCCGGATGCCATTGTGGAACGCAAAGGCCTGCGGCAGGTGACCGACACAGGAGTTATTGATTCCGCCATTGCTGCCATTTTGGAAAAGCATGCAGATAAGGTGGCTGAATACCGTGGCGGCAAAGACAAGCTGTTTGGATTCTTTGTGGGGCAGGTCATGAAGGAAACCAAAGGTAAGGCGAACCCTGCCTTGGTCAATTCGGCCTTAAAAGCCCAGTTAGACGGCTAA
- a CDS encoding ABC transporter ATP-binding protein, which produces MSQTSESHVKSGRKASLFVDVLKFVVRRWVAFPLPLTITAGSILAATVADVLMPLAAGRLVTDVSAPAAQAGKVHDALWMLAAMAACGFGNVLLKRYAYLGITHLTTQVMQKIGSEAFAHVQKLSAEWHANTFAGSTVRRLTRGMWAVDMLDDTLLLMLIPEACLLVLTTLVLGWHWPFMGVILGVLSVLFVALSCTLTLRYVAPSARVANAWDSRMGAALADAITCNAVVKTFGAEKREESRLQTLISQWRKATIYTWSRGTDSANIQAAVVMCMRLVLAGAAVWLWWQGRAGPGDVAYVLTMTFLVQGYLRDIGQQVSVVQRSVNEMEELLALWRTPAAVADPAYPLPLLVSAGEICFEHVSFQYPGQERALFADVSVTIAAGSRVGLVGPSGSGKSSFIKLLQRFYVPQSGRILIDGIDIARVRQSDLREKIALVPQEAVLFHRSLAENIAYGRPDATPEQITQAAQLANAAGFIDRLPEGYQTLVGERGVKLSGGERQRIAIARAFLADAPILVLDEATASLDSESEALVQEAMERLMKGRTVLVVAHRLATVVGLDRILVFEHGQIVEDGAHATLIQQKNGLYRRLYDLQSL; this is translated from the coding sequence ATGTCACAAACTTCAGAAAGTCATGTCAAATCCGGACGTAAGGCATCGCTTTTTGTAGATGTGCTGAAGTTTGTGGTGCGGCGCTGGGTGGCTTTTCCGTTGCCCTTAACCATAACAGCCGGAAGTATTCTGGCAGCTACAGTGGCCGATGTGCTTATGCCTCTGGCTGCGGGACGTTTGGTGACGGATGTTTCCGCTCCGGCTGCGCAGGCAGGCAAAGTGCATGATGCCCTATGGATGCTTGCCGCTATGGCGGCATGTGGGTTTGGGAATGTGTTGTTAAAGCGATATGCTTATTTGGGCATTACGCACCTAACCACTCAGGTCATGCAGAAAATAGGTTCAGAAGCTTTTGCGCATGTACAAAAGCTTTCCGCAGAATGGCATGCCAATACGTTTGCCGGTTCCACGGTTCGGCGTTTAACGCGGGGTATGTGGGCTGTGGATATGCTGGATGATACACTGCTTTTAATGCTGATACCCGAAGCATGCCTGCTGGTGCTTACAACCTTGGTGTTGGGGTGGCATTGGCCCTTTATGGGGGTTATTCTGGGTGTGCTTTCTGTTTTGTTTGTTGCGCTTTCCTGCACCTTAACCCTGCGTTATGTGGCGCCATCTGCGCGGGTTGCCAATGCGTGGGATAGCCGCATGGGGGCTGCTCTGGCAGATGCCATCACCTGCAATGCAGTTGTTAAAACTTTTGGCGCAGAAAAGCGCGAAGAAAGCCGCCTACAAACACTTATTTCGCAATGGCGAAAAGCCACTATTTATACTTGGTCCAGAGGGACAGATAGCGCCAATATTCAGGCCGCAGTTGTTATGTGTATGCGGCTTGTTCTGGCAGGCGCAGCTGTTTGGTTGTGGTGGCAGGGGCGTGCTGGCCCAGGTGATGTTGCCTATGTGCTGACCATGACATTTTTGGTGCAAGGCTACCTACGCGATATTGGGCAACAGGTTTCTGTGGTGCAGAGATCTGTCAATGAAATGGAAGAATTGCTCGCGTTGTGGCGTACGCCTGCGGCGGTGGCAGATCCCGCTTATCCGCTACCCTTGTTGGTGAGTGCGGGGGAAATCTGCTTTGAACATGTCTCATTCCAATATCCGGGGCAGGAGCGGGCACTTTTTGCGGATGTTTCCGTTACAATTGCTGCTGGTAGTCGGGTTGGATTGGTAGGGCCTTCTGGATCGGGAAAATCAAGTTTCATTAAATTGTTACAGCGTTTTTATGTGCCACAGTCAGGCAGAATTTTAATTGATGGCATAGATATTGCGCGTGTGCGCCAGTCTGATTTGCGGGAAAAAATTGCTTTAGTGCCGCAGGAAGCTGTGTTGTTTCATCGGAGTTTGGCGGAAAATATTGCTTATGGTCGGCCAGATGCCACACCAGAGCAAATCACGCAGGCTGCTCAATTAGCCAATGCCGCTGGTTTTATTGATAGGCTGCCAGAAGGATATCAAACGCTGGTGGGTGAGCGTGGCGTAAAGCTTTCAGGAGGAGAGCGCCAGCGCATTGCTATTGCCCGTGCCTTTTTGGCGGATGCCCCCATACTGGTGTTGGATGAAGCAACCGCCAGTTTGGATTCCGAATCGGAAGCGCTGGTGCAGGAAGCCATGGAACGCCTGATGAAAGGCCGCACCGTGTTGGTTGTGGCACACCGCCTTGCCACCGTTGTGGGGCTGGACCGGATTCTGGTTTTTGAGCACGGACAAATTGTAGAAGATGGCGCGCATGCTACGCTGATTCAGCAAAAAAATGGGCTGTATCGTCGCTTGTATGATTTGCAGTCCCTTTAA
- the nth gene encoding endonuclease III has translation MVKKPTTSAPVNSGKPTDKPRVQKRTTAKKQAPANQSSGPAAIAPRDMTPQEIYSFLKDLSQAWPDAKTELLYTTPFTLLVAVVLSAQATDASVNRVTPALFKAAPSPAAMVELGEEEVGKLIRTIGLWRNKAKNVVELSRQLVADHQGEVPGTRDELEKLAGVGRKTANVVLNVAFHKPTVPVDTHVFRLANRSGLGRGKTVEAVEKALETRIPLEMIQPSHHWMILQGRYVCKARKPECWRCNAKTPCLFPDKTPAPRVKAPKPLAG, from the coding sequence ATGGTTAAAAAACCCACCACTTCAGCACCCGTAAATTCAGGCAAACCGACTGATAAACCGCGTGTGCAAAAACGCACAACAGCCAAAAAACAGGCTCCGGCAAATCAAAGCAGTGGACCTGCTGCTATTGCCCCACGGGATATGACACCTCAGGAAATATACAGTTTTCTGAAAGATCTTTCCCAAGCATGGCCAGATGCTAAAACGGAACTGCTTTACACCACACCTTTTACGCTTCTGGTAGCCGTAGTGCTTTCGGCTCAGGCAACAGATGCCTCCGTCAACCGCGTGACACCCGCTTTGTTTAAGGCCGCTCCTAGTCCAGCCGCCATGGTGGAATTGGGGGAAGAAGAAGTTGGTAAACTTATTCGCACCATTGGGCTATGGCGTAACAAGGCCAAAAATGTTGTCGAACTTTCCCGCCAACTGGTAGCAGATCATCAAGGGGAAGTGCCCGGTACGCGGGATGAGTTGGAAAAGCTGGCTGGTGTAGGCCGCAAAACAGCAAACGTTGTGCTAAATGTTGCGTTCCATAAACCTACCGTACCAGTGGATACGCATGTTTTCCGTTTGGCCAACAGATCTGGACTGGGACGAGGCAAAACTGTGGAAGCTGTAGAAAAAGCTCTGGAAACCCGCATTCCACTGGAAATGATCCAGCCTTCTCACCACTGGATGATTCTTCAGGGAAGATACGTTTGCAAAGCCAGAAAACCTGAATGCTGGCGCTGCAATGCTAAAACTCCATGCCTGTTTCCAGATAAAACACCAGCACCTCGCGTAAAAGCACCCAAACCCTTAGCCGGATAA
- the hemH gene encoding ferrochelatase, whose amino-acid sequence MVFHHIPPQPQHAQAAPRVGILLVNLGTPDDTGYRAVRRYLSEFLSDRRVIEGPPALWQPILQGVVLTTRPRRSGKAYARIWNTHKNESPLRTYTRHQAEALNERFAAQNVPVAWGMRYGAPSIAEAVQELLEKGCDRILCMPLYPQYSATTTATANDQVFRALMRLRNQPAIRTLPSFPDQPAFIKAIADSVRLAEAEADIPFQMVVASFHGLPEEYVRKGDSYRAECERTVAALRKALGRDETTLPMTFQSRFGPTKWLEPYTAPFIAGLPEKGITSIAVVTPCFMADCLETLDEIGNEVHEEFIQAGGQEFTLVPCLNDTPASIDLLEDLARQELAGWL is encoded by the coding sequence ATGGTTTTTCATCATATCCCGCCTCAGCCACAGCATGCACAGGCCGCTCCGCGCGTTGGTATTCTTCTGGTTAATCTGGGTACGCCGGATGATACAGGATATCGGGCCGTGCGCCGTTATCTTTCCGAGTTTCTATCCGATCGTCGGGTGATAGAAGGGCCTCCAGCGCTTTGGCAACCTATCTTGCAGGGGGTGGTACTTACAACGCGCCCACGTAGGAGCGGGAAGGCCTATGCGCGCATATGGAACACGCATAAAAATGAAAGCCCTTTACGCACTTATACGCGCCATCAGGCTGAAGCGCTGAACGAGCGGTTTGCGGCACAAAACGTGCCTGTTGCGTGGGGGATGCGTTATGGTGCGCCTTCCATTGCGGAAGCGGTGCAGGAATTGCTTGAAAAAGGGTGTGACCGCATTTTGTGCATGCCGCTTTATCCGCAGTACAGTGCCACAACAACAGCAACTGCCAATGATCAGGTGTTTCGTGCGCTTATGCGTTTGCGTAACCAGCCTGCCATACGCACCCTTCCATCATTTCCAGATCAGCCAGCTTTTATTAAAGCCATTGCAGATTCTGTCCGTTTGGCAGAGGCAGAAGCCGATATTCCTTTTCAGATGGTTGTGGCGTCCTTTCATGGTTTGCCAGAAGAATATGTGCGCAAGGGGGATTCTTATCGGGCTGAATGTGAAAGAACTGTTGCAGCCTTACGCAAGGCTTTGGGGCGAGATGAAACCACCCTGCCCATGACATTTCAATCCCGATTTGGCCCAACCAAATGGCTGGAGCCTTATACGGCACCATTTATTGCTGGTTTGCCGGAAAAAGGCATTACCAGCATTGCTGTGGTAACGCCCTGTTTTATGGCGGATTGCTTGGAAACATTGGATGAAATCGGCAACGAAGTGCACGAAGAATTCATACAAGCTGGTGGTCAGGAGTTTACGCTGGTGCCGTGCCTGAATGATACGCCCGCCAGCATAGATTTGCTGGAGGATTTAGCGCGTCAGGAACTTGCTGGCTGGCTCTGA